One Brassica napus cultivar Da-Ae chromosome C2, Da-Ae, whole genome shotgun sequence DNA window includes the following coding sequences:
- the LOC125582434 gene encoding uncharacterized mitochondrial protein AtMg00860-like: MEVFMDDFSLYGNSFSVCLSNLCRVLQRCEEKHLVLNWEKCHFMVRDGIVLGHQISEKGIEVDKAKIKVMMSLQAPNSVKGIMSFLGHAGFYRRFIQDFSKIARPLTRLLCKGDKI, encoded by the coding sequence ATGGAAGTTTTCATGGATGACTTTAGCCTCTATGGGAACTCATTTTCTGtatgtttgtcaaacttgtgcagggtcctTCAGCGGTGTGAAGAGAAGCATCTCGTgctaaattgggagaagtgtcacttcatggtgcGAGATGGGATTGTTCTAGGTCACCAAATCTCAGAAAAAGGAATCGAAGTGGACAAAGCAAAGATAAAGGTGATGATGAGTTTACAGGCTCCAAACTCTGTCAAAGGAATCATGAGTTTCCTCGGACATGCTGGTTTCTACAGAAGGTTCATCCAGGACTTCTCCAAAATCGCAAGACCACTCACTCGACTGCTCTGCAAAGGAGACAAAATTTGA